From the Pirellulales bacterium genome, one window contains:
- a CDS encoding DUF1559 domain-containing protein: protein MRSIETAPSRKSRTSGPDRRRAFTLVELLVVIAIIGVLVALLLPAIQAAREAARRTDCINRLRQLALAAHNYESALGVLPPHGDVRLVNNEDVGALSALARILPYMENKAVHDLVDQNAHWRSPTNRTALRTPLPFLRCPSGPELQKTYINGRDTGAVEETALMSHYVGNLGALPARCSGGGGGRTPVALPYPDSTYEFYSCHDDPAPGTTSPPPVTDPGAAPGSGGCAVNGTIFPISKLPLGKIADGTSNTLLFGELSWDAGPQEPWIVGSTSRNRDAVSSSHGVLYNAKNVRYAPNERRFLDAFDKVEALNSNMSLGSNHPGGVHVAMCDGSTLFVSNDVDVAGVFRPMASRNSGETFALPR from the coding sequence ATGCGATCCATCGAGACGGCCCCGAGTCGCAAGTCGCGCACGTCCGGACCCGACCGCCGGCGGGCGTTTACGCTCGTCGAGCTGTTGGTCGTCATTGCGATCATCGGCGTGCTGGTGGCCCTCTTGCTGCCGGCGATCCAGGCGGCGCGCGAGGCCGCGCGGCGGACTGATTGCATCAATCGCCTGCGCCAGCTCGCCCTCGCCGCGCACAACTACGAGTCGGCGTTGGGCGTGTTGCCGCCGCATGGCGACGTCCGGTTGGTCAACAACGAGGACGTCGGGGCGCTCAGCGCTTTGGCGCGGATTCTCCCCTACATGGAGAACAAGGCGGTCCACGACTTGGTCGATCAGAACGCTCACTGGCGGTCGCCGACCAACCGCACGGCGCTGCGCACCCCGCTGCCGTTCCTCCGCTGCCCCAGCGGTCCTGAACTGCAAAAGACCTACATCAACGGACGCGATACGGGGGCCGTCGAGGAGACGGCGCTCATGTCGCACTACGTCGGCAATCTCGGCGCCTTGCCCGCGCGCTGCAGCGGCGGGGGAGGGGGACGGACGCCGGTGGCCCTCCCGTATCCGGACTCGACGTATGAATTCTACAGTTGCCACGACGATCCGGCGCCGGGGACGACCTCGCCGCCCCCCGTGACGGACCCGGGCGCCGCCCCGGGAAGCGGCGGCTGCGCCGTCAACGGCACGATCTTTCCCATCAGCAAGCTGCCGCTCGGGAAGATCGCCGACGGCACGAGCAACACGCTCCTGTTCGGAGAGCTGTCGTGGGACGCCGGACCGCAGGAACCGTGGATCGTCGGCAGCACCAGTCGCAATCGCGACGCCGTCTCCAGTTCGCACGGCGTGCTGTACAACGCGAAGAACGTTCGTTACGCCCCCAACGAGCGGCGCTTCCTCGACGCGTTCGACAAGGTCGAGGCGCTCAACTCGAACATGAGCCTGGGGAGCAATCATCCGGGCGGCGTGCACGTGGCCATGTGCGACGGATCGACGCTGTTCGTCTCGAACGACGTCGACGTCGCGGGGGTGTTCCGCCCGATGGCGAGTCGCAACTCGGGAGAAACGTTCGCCCTGCCGCGCTAG
- a CDS encoding MBL fold metallo-hydrolase yields the protein MLLKYFYDQALAHASYLVGCQKTGEAIVVDPGRDVEPYLQAAQAEGLRIVAATETHIHADFVSGSRELADRVGARLYLSDEGPADWKYAYASQYDAKLVKEGDAIFVGNVKLAVLSTPGHTPESISFLLTDEGGGATAPMGIFTGDFVFVGSIGRPDLLETAAGVVGSAEAGARQLYRSMRRFRELPDHLQVWPAHGAGSACGKGLGAIPSSTVGYEKLFNPALQFDDEQEFVDYILADQPETPFYFAVMKRVNKLGPELTKNLPPVPAVDPQQLIPTAAERLVIDDSTAAEFGAGHVPHTINVPAASLVQWAGFFVDYDQPTYLITSEASLPNRLRSLRSIGIDNVVGYFEAAAVKAGGLRTQDYRTAAPRDLAAAIDAGDVALLDVRAATEFREGRIPGAEHRFLGTLLRSLDALPRDRPVVAQCLGGGRSAIAVSILQRAGFDVVNMQGGYRAWVAAGLPVVRDEVAVVA from the coding sequence ATGTTGCTGAAGTACTTCTACGATCAGGCCCTCGCCCACGCCTCTTACCTGGTGGGCTGTCAAAAGACCGGCGAAGCGATCGTCGTCGATCCGGGTCGCGACGTCGAACCCTACCTGCAAGCCGCCCAAGCGGAGGGCCTGCGGATCGTCGCCGCGACGGAAACGCACATTCACGCCGACTTCGTCTCCGGCTCGCGAGAACTCGCCGACCGCGTCGGCGCTCGGCTCTACCTCTCGGACGAAGGCCCGGCGGATTGGAAGTACGCCTACGCCTCTCAGTACGACGCCAAGCTCGTAAAGGAGGGGGATGCGATCTTCGTGGGAAACGTGAAGCTCGCCGTACTCAGCACGCCGGGACACACGCCTGAGAGCATTTCGTTCCTGCTGACCGACGAAGGGGGCGGGGCGACCGCGCCGATGGGGATCTTCACCGGCGACTTCGTGTTCGTCGGGTCGATCGGCCGGCCCGATTTGTTGGAGACGGCCGCGGGGGTCGTCGGCAGCGCCGAGGCGGGCGCGCGACAACTGTACCGCTCGATGCGGCGATTTCGCGAGTTGCCGGATCACCTGCAAGTCTGGCCCGCCCACGGCGCCGGGAGCGCCTGCGGCAAGGGGTTGGGCGCGATCCCCTCCAGCACCGTCGGCTACGAGAAGCTCTTCAATCCCGCCCTGCAGTTCGACGACGAGCAGGAATTCGTCGACTACATCCTCGCCGACCAACCGGAGACCCCCTTCTACTTCGCAGTCATGAAGCGGGTCAACAAACTCGGTCCGGAACTGACGAAGAACCTGCCTCCCGTGCCCGCCGTCGACCCGCAGCAACTGATCCCGACGGCCGCGGAACGCTTGGTGATCGACGATTCGACGGCCGCCGAGTTCGGCGCGGGGCACGTCCCGCACACGATCAACGTGCCGGCGGCGAGTCTCGTTCAATGGGCCGGGTTCTTCGTCGACTACGACCAGCCCACGTACCTGATCACGAGCGAGGCGTCGCTCCCCAACCGCCTTCGCAGCCTCCGTTCGATCGGCATCGACAACGTCGTCGGCTATTTCGAGGCGGCGGCCGTCAAGGCGGGCGGCCTGCGAACGCAAGACTATCGCACGGCGGCGCCGCGCGACCTGGCGGCCGCGATCGACGCCGGTGACGTCGCGCTCCTCGACGTGCGGGCGGCGACGGAGTTCCGCGAGGGTCGGATCCCGGGAGCCGAGCACCGCTTCCTGGGAACCCTCCTGCGGAGTCTGGACGCGCTCCCCCGCGACCGCCCGGTCGTCGCGCAATGTCTCGGCGGCGGCCGCTCGGCGATCGCCGTCAGCATCCTGCAGCGCGCCGGCTTCGACGTGGTCAACATGCAAGGGGGTTACCGCGCGTGGGTCGCCGCCGGGCTGCCCGTCGTCCGCGACGAGGTCGCCGTCGTCGCGTAA